A portion of the Musa acuminata AAA Group cultivar baxijiao unplaced genomic scaffold, Cavendish_Baxijiao_AAA HiC_scaffold_580, whole genome shotgun sequence genome contains these proteins:
- the LOC135661917 gene encoding photosystem II protein D1, producing the protein MTAILERRESTSLWGRFCNWITSTENRLYIGWFGVLMIPTLLTATSVFIIAFIAAPPVDIDGIREPVSGSLLYGNNIISGAIIPTSAAIGLHFYPIWEAASVDEWLYNGGPYELIVLHFLLGVACYMGREWELSFRLGMRPWIAVAYSAPVAAATAVFLIYPIGQGSFSDGMPLGISGTFNFMIVFQAEHNILMHPFHMLGVAGVFGGSLFSAMHGSLVTSSLIRETTENESANAGYRFGQEEETYNIVAAHGYFGRLIFQYASFNNSRSLHFFLAAWPVIGIWFTSLGISTMAFNLNGFNFNQSVVDSQGRVINTWADIINRANLGMEVMHERNAHNFPLDLAAVEVSSTNG; encoded by the coding sequence ATGACTGCAATTTTAGAGAGACGCGAAAGTACAAGCCTATGGGGTCGTTTCTGCAACTGGATAACCAGCACTGAAAACCGTCTTTATATTGGGtggttcggtgttttgatgatccctaccttattgaccgcaacttctgtatttattatcgccttcattgctgctcctccagtagatattgatggtattcgtgaacctgtttctggttctctactttatgGAAATAATATTATCTCTGGTGCTATTATTCCTACTTCTGCAGCTATAGGTTTACATTTTTACCCAATCTGGGAAGCAGCATCTGTTGATGAGTGGTTATACAATGGTGGTCCTTATGAGCTAATTGTTCTACACTTCTTACTTGGTGTAGCTTGTTACATGGGTCGTGAGTGGGAACTTAGTTTCCGTCTGGGTATGCGTCCTTGGATTGCTGTTGCATATTCAGCTCCTGTTGCAGCTGCTACTGCTGTTTTCTTGATCTACCCTATTGGTCAAGGAAGTTTCTCTGATGGTATGCCTTTAGGAATATCTGGTACTTtcaacttcatgattgtattccaggcaGAACACAACATCCTTATGCATCCATTTCACATGTTAGGTGTAGCTGGTGTATTCGGCGGCTCCCTATTCAGTGCTATGCATGGTTCCTTGGTAACCTCTAGTTTGATCAGGGAAACCACTGAAAACGAATCTGCTAACGCAGGTTACAGATTCGGTCAAGAGGAAGAGACTTATAATATCGTAGCTGCTCATGGTTATTTTGGCCGATTGATCTTCCAATATGCTAGTTTCAACAACTCTCGTTCTTTACATTTCTTCTTGGCTGCTTGGCCTGTAATTGGTATCTGGTTCACTTCTTTAGGTATTAGCACCATGGCTTTCAACCTAAATGGTTTCAATTTCAACCAATCCGTAGTTGACAGTCAGGGTCGTGTCATTAACACTTGGGCTGATATCATCAACCGTGCTAACCTTGGTATGGAAGTAATGCATGAACGTAATGCTCACAACTTCCCTCTAGACCTAGCTGCTGTCGAAGTTTCATCTACAAATGGATAA